The Burkholderia pyrrocinia genome includes a region encoding these proteins:
- a CDS encoding DUF1302 domain-containing protein, protein MEPARLIRNATVSIAIAGAATSSAYGYDFTVGNGDLQGSWVTNLTAGMGIRTKNPSCSLTGDPNAFGCGAAANTNQWGYADNGDLNYRKGQPFSTYISATSELLLKMPSEGLKFMVRGTGMYDFLAGNTNRTPLSSTAAAQVVYNAQLLDLWAQKDFTIGGQGAHVRLGNQVINWGESMFAQSGINATNSLDVQKLLIPGSQLKQALLPAPMLSVAANLSHGFSTEAYYQFQWNGNRYPPVGSYWSVTNGFGRGAEPFTINTNNLNLIGPSAGTIANAIGGSGAAGNQDTLDAIKNGLVNGAFAGPPFNDIGLPSTTNLPAKYRPQFGVKFNYAPRSFDANFAFYYLNYTDKSPVLASLANGIEQWSYLGRRQLFGVSANFGVGPWAIGTELSYRPRDAVALSGCYGAGGPLDMNTNGVPGVNCQQWVDKKKFQYDLNGLLALTRSEYPFLKWLGADSAALTWELTWIYYPGLNANGVTRTIDGHTVTQAPATGYLPWLNYGSGLGYPIAAGQGTASSVGATIDFNWTYDGTLIHGWQVTPGVTFSDGLYGYTPTFTANYMQGAKSVNVYVLFNQNPPNWQAGINFTAFFGGHQTVGQPYADRNFVGLFVTRNF, encoded by the coding sequence ATGGAACCGGCACGATTAATCAGGAATGCTACGGTATCGATCGCCATCGCGGGCGCCGCGACGTCGAGTGCATACGGTTACGATTTCACGGTGGGGAATGGCGATCTGCAAGGGTCGTGGGTGACGAACCTGACGGCAGGCATGGGCATCCGCACCAAGAACCCGAGCTGCTCGCTCACCGGCGATCCGAATGCGTTCGGCTGCGGCGCGGCGGCCAATACCAACCAGTGGGGCTATGCCGACAACGGCGACCTGAACTACCGCAAGGGCCAGCCGTTCAGCACCTACATCAGCGCGACCAGCGAGCTGCTGCTGAAGATGCCGAGCGAAGGGCTCAAGTTCATGGTGCGCGGCACCGGCATGTACGACTTCCTCGCCGGCAATACGAACCGCACGCCGTTGTCGAGCACGGCGGCCGCGCAGGTCGTCTACAACGCGCAGCTGCTCGATCTGTGGGCGCAGAAGGATTTCACGATCGGCGGCCAGGGCGCGCACGTCCGGCTCGGCAACCAGGTGATCAACTGGGGCGAGAGCATGTTCGCGCAGAGCGGCATCAATGCGACCAACTCGCTCGACGTGCAGAAGCTGCTGATTCCCGGGTCGCAACTCAAGCAGGCGCTGCTGCCGGCGCCGATGCTGAGCGTTGCCGCGAACCTGTCGCACGGGTTCAGCACCGAGGCCTATTACCAGTTCCAGTGGAACGGCAACCGCTACCCGCCGGTCGGCTCCTACTGGTCGGTGACGAACGGCTTCGGCCGCGGCGCGGAGCCGTTCACGATCAACACGAACAACCTCAACCTGATCGGCCCGAGCGCGGGCACGATCGCCAACGCGATCGGCGGCTCCGGCGCGGCGGGCAACCAGGATACGCTCGACGCGATCAAGAACGGGCTCGTGAACGGCGCATTCGCGGGGCCGCCGTTCAACGACATCGGCCTGCCGAGCACGACGAACCTGCCGGCGAAATACCGGCCGCAGTTCGGCGTGAAATTCAACTATGCGCCACGTTCGTTCGACGCGAACTTCGCGTTCTATTACCTGAACTACACGGACAAGTCGCCGGTGCTGGCGTCGCTCGCGAACGGCATCGAGCAATGGTCGTATCTCGGCCGGCGCCAGTTGTTCGGCGTCAGCGCGAACTTCGGGGTCGGCCCCTGGGCGATTGGCACCGAGCTGTCGTACCGGCCGCGCGATGCGGTCGCGCTGTCGGGCTGCTACGGCGCGGGCGGCCCGCTCGACATGAACACGAACGGCGTGCCGGGCGTCAATTGCCAGCAGTGGGTCGACAAGAAGAAGTTCCAGTACGACCTCAACGGCCTGCTCGCGCTGACGCGCAGCGAGTATCCGTTCCTGAAGTGGCTCGGCGCGGATTCGGCGGCCCTGACCTGGGAACTGACGTGGATCTACTACCCGGGACTGAACGCCAACGGCGTCACGCGCACGATCGACGGACATACCGTCACGCAGGCGCCGGCGACCGGTTATCTGCCGTGGCTGAACTACGGCTCGGGGCTCGGTTATCCGATCGCGGCCGGGCAGGGCACGGCGAGCTCGGTCGGCGCGACGATCGATTTCAACTGGACCTATGACGGCACGCTGATTCACGGCTGGCAGGTGACGCCGGGCGTGACGTTCTCGGACGGCCTCTACGGTTATACGCCGACCTTCACCGCGAATTACATGCAGGGCGCGAAGTCGGTGAACGTCTACGTGCTGTTCAACCAGAACCCGCCGAACTGGCAGGCCGGCATCAATTTCACCGCGTTCTTCGGCGGACACCAGACGGTGGGGCAGCCGTACGCGGACCGGAATTTCGTCGGCCTGTTCGTGACGCGGAACTTCTGA
- a CDS encoding DUF1329 domain-containing protein gives MMKQKFVTVSVIAAAACLAIGTAVAADDLTPSGAERAASKDGAVPAYAGKQPPDAGWEWGKVRADFWKHRNEKPLYSIDAANVDKYADKLSPGQIALIKQKKGYRMDVYPSHRECQLPDAAEQNSKANLTAAKLDSSGVNLAAAVLPGMPFPQPKNGAEAILNYEMRYRGEGIDWAQMVTTIAPRPGSSDWIDAVGPQSFYFPAGKLGKRSPQDVDQLSAAVYFQMNSPAALAGQAFVQRQYFDKASETYYYFPGQRRVRRMPAYTHDAPLIGFENQYLIDEANMINGSLDRFDWKLVGKREMVVPYNAFGMYRFKSKLHDVATADGVAAANRRYETHRVWVVEATLKPSARHVASKKVFYLDEDSWLALVGEDYDAQGKLWKVRESYPIPAWELGGTCDNEPLAQYDLVNGRYVLDATSIGQGKDVRWLEQADDPRFKSDFYTAESLRSVSER, from the coding sequence ATGATGAAGCAAAAATTCGTAACCGTGTCCGTGATCGCGGCTGCTGCCTGTCTCGCGATCGGCACGGCAGTCGCGGCCGACGACCTGACGCCGTCGGGCGCCGAGCGCGCGGCAAGCAAGGACGGCGCGGTGCCCGCGTATGCGGGCAAGCAGCCGCCTGACGCCGGCTGGGAGTGGGGGAAGGTGCGCGCCGATTTCTGGAAGCACCGCAACGAGAAGCCGCTGTATTCGATCGACGCGGCGAATGTCGACAAGTACGCCGACAAGCTGTCGCCCGGCCAGATCGCGCTGATCAAGCAGAAGAAGGGCTACCGGATGGACGTCTATCCGTCCCATCGCGAATGCCAGCTGCCGGATGCCGCGGAGCAGAACTCGAAGGCGAACCTCACGGCAGCGAAGCTCGATTCGAGCGGCGTGAACCTCGCGGCCGCCGTGTTGCCGGGCATGCCGTTTCCGCAGCCGAAGAACGGTGCGGAAGCGATCCTGAACTACGAGATGCGGTATCGCGGCGAAGGCATCGACTGGGCGCAGATGGTCACGACCATTGCGCCGCGCCCCGGCAGCAGCGACTGGATCGACGCGGTCGGCCCGCAGTCGTTCTACTTCCCGGCCGGCAAGCTCGGCAAGCGCTCGCCGCAGGACGTCGACCAGCTCAGCGCGGCCGTCTACTTCCAGATGAACTCGCCCGCGGCGCTGGCCGGGCAGGCCTTCGTGCAGCGCCAGTATTTCGACAAGGCGTCGGAGACGTATTACTACTTCCCCGGCCAGCGCCGGGTGCGGCGCATGCCGGCCTATACGCACGATGCGCCGCTGATCGGCTTCGAGAACCAGTACCTGATCGACGAAGCCAACATGATCAACGGCTCGCTCGACCGGTTCGACTGGAAGCTCGTCGGCAAGCGCGAGATGGTCGTGCCGTACAACGCGTTCGGCATGTACCGGTTCAAGAGCAAGCTGCACGACGTCGCGACGGCCGACGGCGTTGCTGCCGCGAACCGCCGCTACGAAACGCATCGCGTGTGGGTGGTCGAGGCGACGCTCAAGCCGAGTGCGCGGCACGTCGCATCGAAGAAGGTGTTCTACCTGGACGAGGACAGCTGGCTCGCGCTGGTCGGCGAGGACTACGACGCGCAAGGCAAGCTGTGGAAAGTGCGGGAAAGCTACCCGATCCCCGCGTGGGAGCTCGGCGGCACCTGCGACAACGAACCGCTCGCGCAGTACGACCTGGTCAACGGCCGCTACGTGCTCGACGCGACGTCGATCGGGCAGGGCAAGGACGTGCGCTGGCTCGAACAGGCCGACGATCCGCGCTTCAAGTCGGATTTCTACACGGCGGAATCGTTGCGTTCGGTCAGCGAGCGTTGA
- a CDS encoding RidA family protein: MTTTSKRQSIVPPAFQPWYDAYHFAPATRVGDTIWVSGQVGLDAQMQPADGVQAQARIAFESLKGILEAAGASLADVVELTTFHTDLQRETEGFAAVKDEYFPSRYPSWTAVGISQLALPGLCVEIRAVAVAGSGKD, from the coding sequence ATGACTACGACCAGCAAACGACAGTCGATCGTCCCGCCCGCTTTTCAGCCATGGTACGACGCGTACCACTTTGCGCCGGCAACGCGCGTCGGCGACACGATCTGGGTATCGGGCCAGGTCGGCCTCGACGCGCAGATGCAGCCGGCCGACGGCGTGCAGGCGCAGGCGCGGATCGCGTTCGAATCGCTGAAGGGGATCCTCGAGGCGGCCGGCGCGAGCCTGGCCGACGTCGTCGAACTGACGACGTTCCATACGGATCTGCAGCGCGAGACCGAAGGCTTCGCGGCGGTCAAGGATGAGTATTTCCCGAGCCGCTATCCGTCATGGACGGCGGTCGGCATCTCGCAACTGGCGCTGCCGGGCCTGTGCGTCGAGATTCGCGCGGTGGCGGTGGCCGGGTCCGGCAAGGACTGA
- a CDS encoding phytanoyl-CoA dioxygenase family protein, whose product MDASTRRAFFEDGAVLIEGLLDDEQLARCRAAFDWGLENPGPMAGSLLDGTEYKSHNDNANPYAKARLDALVGTLPFGQLFADLWGSQHVWYFAEELFMKTGGKSARSPWHQDTSYLPWAGMHFGNAWISFEGVPKRNALEIVRGSHRGVRHDGTTFQNAEDPTDPLHGGDAWPRLPNIEAARRADPKAYDIFSWETKPGDVLLLHPGVLHGGGAVDADFPDRHTLVLRFFGDDAVFSPLPDESRSGFTPAGVLFVEELAALKAGDPFRAPCFRQLV is encoded by the coding sequence ATGGATGCATCCACGCGCAGGGCTTTCTTCGAGGACGGCGCGGTCCTCATCGAAGGGCTTCTCGACGACGAACAGCTGGCGCGCTGCCGCGCGGCGTTCGACTGGGGGCTCGAAAACCCGGGCCCGATGGCGGGCTCGCTGCTCGACGGCACGGAATACAAGTCGCACAACGACAACGCGAACCCGTACGCGAAAGCGCGACTCGACGCACTCGTCGGCACGCTGCCGTTCGGGCAGCTGTTCGCCGACCTGTGGGGCTCGCAGCACGTGTGGTACTTCGCGGAAGAACTGTTCATGAAGACCGGCGGCAAGAGCGCCCGCTCGCCGTGGCATCAGGACACGTCGTACCTGCCGTGGGCAGGGATGCACTTCGGCAACGCGTGGATCAGCTTCGAAGGCGTGCCGAAGCGCAATGCGCTGGAGATCGTCCGCGGCTCGCATCGCGGCGTGCGTCACGACGGCACCACGTTCCAGAACGCCGAGGACCCGACCGATCCGCTGCACGGCGGCGACGCATGGCCGCGCCTGCCGAACATCGAGGCCGCGCGCCGCGCCGACCCGAAGGCCTACGACATTTTCTCGTGGGAAACGAAGCCGGGCGACGTGCTGTTGCTGCATCCGGGCGTGCTGCACGGCGGCGGCGCGGTCGATGCCGATTTCCCCGATCGCCACACGCTGGTGCTGCGCTTCTTCGGCGACGACGCGGTGTTCAGCCCGCTGCCCGACGAAAGCCGTTCGGGTTTCACGCCGGCCGGCGTGCTGTTCGTCGAGGAACTCGCCGCGCTGAAGGCCGGCGATCCGTTCCGCGCACCGTGTTTCCGTCAACTCGTCTGA
- a CDS encoding TetR/AcrR family transcriptional regulator translates to MDTKRLTRAQRRDATRERLLDAARTIFAEQGYAVVSVEAIATAAGHTRGAFYSNFRSKTDLLFELMRRDHDAAAAELRRIVDADGTCEDAERALLDYWRRHAGQHASRLMWMEAQLQAARDPRFRARFGVFLRERQEQAAACLSAFAARAGTSLSLPAEVLAFGLTALCDGVQSCRAADPRGATDTLADAVLAGFLTRAVFDHGSKPGQDFSVGL, encoded by the coding sequence ATGGATACGAAACGCCTGACCCGTGCGCAACGGCGGGACGCGACACGCGAACGCCTGCTCGACGCCGCGCGCACGATCTTCGCGGAGCAAGGGTATGCGGTCGTGAGCGTCGAAGCGATCGCCACGGCAGCCGGGCATACGCGTGGCGCGTTCTATTCGAATTTCCGCAGCAAGACCGACCTGCTGTTCGAGCTGATGCGGCGCGATCACGACGCCGCCGCGGCGGAGCTGCGGCGGATCGTCGACGCGGACGGCACGTGCGAGGACGCGGAGCGCGCGCTGCTCGACTACTGGCGGCGTCACGCCGGCCAGCATGCATCGCGTCTGATGTGGATGGAGGCGCAGCTTCAGGCCGCCCGCGATCCGCGGTTCCGCGCGCGGTTCGGCGTGTTCCTGCGAGAGCGGCAGGAACAGGCGGCGGCGTGCCTGAGTGCGTTCGCGGCGCGTGCGGGCACATCGCTGTCGTTGCCCGCGGAGGTGCTGGCATTCGGCCTGACCGCGCTGTGCGATGGCGTGCAGTCGTGCCGTGCGGCCGATCCGCGCGGCGCGACCGACACGCTGGCCGATGCGGTGCTGGCGGGCTTCCTGACGCGCGCGGTGTTCGACCACGGGTCGAAGCCGGGGCAGGACTTCAGCGTCGGCCTGTAG
- a CDS encoding c-type cytochrome, with product MKKRMLLLAALAIVVALLAFYGPGLLDLYRLQRHVAEAAEANQADGGAWPRLTDVCMGCHGAKGTSLNEAYPSLAGQPAQYVAAQLHAFASGQRANPTMGPLAMTLSEAEIAHLADYYAKQAAIDNGYFKPDARLRAKGEQLVTGGACVACHGARLTGQAQFPRLAGQGYDYLVAQLDAFAKGTRSEATGTMQRVAQAMSADDRAAVATYLASISPDRH from the coding sequence ATGAAGAAACGCATGCTGTTGCTCGCCGCGCTCGCGATCGTCGTCGCGCTGCTGGCCTTCTATGGCCCCGGACTGCTCGATCTGTATCGGCTGCAGCGCCATGTCGCCGAGGCGGCGGAAGCCAACCAGGCCGACGGCGGCGCATGGCCGCGGCTCACCGACGTGTGCATGGGCTGTCACGGCGCGAAAGGCACGTCGCTCAACGAGGCCTACCCGAGCCTCGCGGGGCAACCGGCCCAGTACGTGGCCGCGCAGCTTCATGCGTTCGCGAGCGGCCAGCGGGCGAACCCGACGATGGGGCCGCTCGCGATGACGCTGAGCGAAGCGGAGATCGCGCATCTGGCCGACTACTACGCGAAGCAGGCTGCCATCGACAACGGCTACTTCAAGCCGGACGCCCGGCTGCGCGCGAAGGGCGAGCAACTGGTGACGGGCGGCGCGTGTGTCGCCTGCCATGGCGCGCGGCTGACGGGTCAGGCGCAGTTCCCGCGTCTGGCCGGGCAGGGCTACGACTACCTCGTGGCGCAGCTCGACGCGTTTGCGAAGGGCACGCGCAGCGAGGCCACGGGCACGATGCAGCGCGTCGCGCAGGCGATGTCGGCGGACGATCGCGCGGCGGTCGCCACCTATCTCGCCAGCATCAGCCCCGACCGGCATTGA
- a CDS encoding flavin monoamine oxidase family protein: MFKKSSPNALADMQRRQWLKVAGASVAMGGLAIGASRASADVAPGAADAGDVLDVAIIGAGLAGLTAARDLRYAGCESFVVLEARDRVGGRTLNYDVGGGYVTEVGGQWIGPGQTAVADLARELEVGTFPSYYAGKTVILGGDGRVALDLQGTFGTDEAMAAKLSRLSRDVPSGAPWTSPKVAELDRLSVGDWLARQDIKPEDRVSWNGSIALSGGVMPAKMGLLHFLSMVNSADCDYTQLDSIRHSAQETRFVGGSQVLSIRMAQQLGDKVRLSTPVRRIAGWDRDVVTLQTDRGTVRARKVVMAIHPALCHQVQFDPPLPAQRDALQRAWPAHSPARKTAMVYRRPFWRDKGLNGHIFQPDGPIIWAYDNSPPGGEIGVINAFVLNAMLPSDLQAAKQMLAGFYARAWGDDALSPVSYHDRDWGKDDPWTLTCVSAIPPGFWSAHGEALRAPCGNLIWSGTETANIWAGYMDGAVRSGHQGALQALNALRRA; the protein is encoded by the coding sequence ATGTTCAAAAAGTCATCCCCCAACGCGTTGGCCGACATGCAGCGTCGGCAGTGGCTCAAGGTCGCGGGCGCATCCGTCGCGATGGGCGGCCTCGCGATCGGCGCGTCGCGTGCGAGCGCCGATGTCGCGCCCGGCGCCGCTGACGCGGGCGACGTGCTCGACGTCGCGATCATCGGCGCGGGCCTGGCCGGCCTGACGGCCGCGCGCGACCTGCGCTACGCGGGCTGCGAATCCTTCGTCGTGCTCGAGGCCCGCGATCGCGTGGGCGGCCGCACGCTCAACTACGACGTGGGCGGCGGCTACGTGACCGAAGTCGGCGGCCAGTGGATCGGCCCGGGCCAGACCGCGGTCGCGGATCTCGCCCGTGAACTGGAAGTCGGCACGTTCCCGAGCTACTACGCGGGCAAGACGGTCATTCTCGGCGGCGACGGCCGCGTGGCGCTCGATCTGCAGGGCACCTTCGGCACCGACGAGGCGATGGCCGCGAAGCTCAGCCGGCTGTCGCGCGACGTGCCGTCGGGCGCGCCGTGGACGTCGCCGAAGGTGGCCGAACTCGACCGGCTGTCCGTCGGCGACTGGCTCGCGCGGCAGGACATCAAGCCCGAGGACCGGGTGAGCTGGAACGGCTCGATCGCGCTGTCGGGCGGCGTCATGCCGGCGAAGATGGGGCTGCTGCATTTCCTGTCGATGGTCAATTCCGCCGACTGCGATTACACGCAGCTCGATTCGATCCGGCACAGCGCGCAGGAAACCCGTTTCGTCGGCGGCTCGCAGGTCCTCAGCATCCGGATGGCGCAGCAGCTCGGCGACAAGGTGCGCCTGTCGACGCCGGTGCGCCGGATCGCCGGCTGGGATCGAGACGTCGTCACGCTGCAGACGGATCGCGGCACGGTGCGCGCGCGCAAGGTGGTGATGGCGATCCATCCGGCGCTGTGCCATCAGGTGCAGTTCGATCCGCCGCTGCCGGCGCAGCGCGACGCGCTGCAGCGCGCATGGCCGGCCCACTCGCCGGCGCGCAAGACCGCGATGGTCTATCGCCGTCCGTTCTGGCGCGACAAGGGGCTGAACGGCCATATCTTCCAGCCCGACGGGCCGATCATCTGGGCGTACGACAACTCGCCGCCGGGCGGCGAGATCGGCGTGATCAACGCGTTCGTCCTGAACGCGATGCTGCCGTCGGACCTGCAGGCCGCGAAGCAGATGCTCGCCGGATTCTATGCACGGGCGTGGGGCGACGACGCGCTGTCGCCGGTGTCGTACCACGATCGCGACTGGGGCAAGGACGACCCGTGGACGCTCACTTGCGTGTCGGCGATTCCGCCGGGTTTCTGGAGTGCGCACGGCGAAGCGCTGCGCGCGCCGTGCGGGAACCTGATCTGGTCGGGCACCGAAACCGCGAACATCTGGGCCGGCTACATGGACGGCGCCGTTCGTTCGGGCCATCAGGGCGCGCTGCAGGCGCTCAACGCATTGCGTCGCGCATAA
- a CDS encoding response regulator, with translation MPELSSPSGAGQALVLIAEDEPEIAEILTAYLARSGLRSVHAADGRRALELHLQLKPDLVLLDVQMPHVDGWKVLAEIRHRGDTPVIMLTALDQDIDKLTGLRIGADDYVVKPFNPAEVVARAQAVLRRSMAGSRQEEQRVLRAAPFEIDLERHEATVEVGSERHTLVLTLTEFKLLAQLARAPRRVFSRAELMATCLPEGDALERTVDSHVSKLRKKLDDLGVAGVPVSVRGVGYKLWSGD, from the coding sequence ATGCCCGAACTTTCTTCACCTTCCGGCGCCGGCCAGGCGCTCGTCCTCATCGCCGAGGACGAGCCCGAAATCGCCGAGATCCTCACCGCCTATCTGGCACGCAGCGGCCTGCGCAGCGTGCATGCCGCCGACGGCCGCCGCGCGCTGGAACTGCATCTACAGCTCAAGCCCGATCTCGTGCTGCTCGACGTGCAGATGCCGCACGTCGACGGCTGGAAGGTGCTCGCCGAGATCCGCCATCGCGGCGACACGCCCGTCATCATGCTGACCGCGCTCGACCAGGACATCGACAAGCTCACGGGCCTGCGCATCGGCGCCGACGACTACGTCGTGAAGCCGTTCAATCCCGCCGAAGTCGTCGCACGCGCACAGGCGGTGCTGCGCCGCTCGATGGCGGGCTCGCGCCAGGAAGAACAGCGCGTGTTGCGCGCCGCACCGTTCGAGATCGATCTCGAACGCCACGAAGCGACGGTCGAAGTCGGAAGCGAGCGCCACACGCTCGTGCTGACGCTCACCGAATTCAAGCTGCTCGCGCAGCTCGCGCGCGCGCCGCGCCGCGTGTTCAGCCGCGCCGAGCTGATGGCCACCTGCCTGCCGGAAGGCGACGCGCTGGAGCGCACGGTCGACAGCCACGTCAGCAAGCTGCGCAAGAAGCTCGACGATCTCGGTGTTGCGGGCGTACCGGTGAGCGTGCGCGGCGTCGGCTACAAACTGTGGAGCGGCGATTGA
- a CDS encoding ATP-binding protein: protein MKLDGLSRQIALTMGAMAFGVTLLVVVTAYAFYYVAYKYWPAEFNQSGWAPTGPEWVWLISTTLVGLVISIIVAVNLSRRILVPLNSVTDSIRRVARGDLDARAMAGDRSLHEAALLADNFNALASELQRVTDEQTFWNAAIAHELRTPVTVLRGRLQGLAEGVFTPSEAQFRSLLAQVEGLTRLIEDLRVVSLADSGHLSIEIRDIDLAAEIRAVVDVFAHAMQAAGQHPVLDLDARPMRCDPVRIRQALLALLENARRHAVPGKIRIDTCIERGMCRLRVEDDGPGIPADFAPHVFQAFRRVDDTQPGGSGLGLAVVAAIAHAHGGEAVCVPTGTGGTRFEVQWPDNLVPAPENERFPAN from the coding sequence TTGAAGCTCGATGGCCTGAGCCGCCAGATCGCGCTGACGATGGGCGCGATGGCATTTGGCGTGACGCTGCTGGTCGTCGTGACGGCCTACGCGTTCTACTACGTCGCCTACAAGTACTGGCCCGCGGAATTCAACCAGTCGGGCTGGGCGCCGACCGGGCCGGAGTGGGTGTGGCTGATCTCGACCACACTGGTCGGTCTCGTGATCTCCATCATTGTCGCGGTCAACCTGTCGCGCCGCATCCTCGTGCCGCTCAACTCGGTGACGGACAGCATTCGCCGCGTCGCGCGCGGCGATCTCGACGCGCGCGCCATGGCCGGCGATCGTTCGCTGCACGAAGCGGCGCTGCTCGCCGACAATTTCAACGCGCTCGCGAGCGAACTGCAGCGCGTGACCGACGAACAGACGTTCTGGAACGCGGCGATCGCGCACGAACTGCGCACGCCCGTCACCGTGCTGCGCGGGCGGCTGCAAGGGCTCGCCGAAGGTGTGTTCACGCCGAGCGAAGCCCAGTTCCGCAGCCTGCTCGCGCAGGTCGAAGGGTTGACGCGGCTGATCGAGGATCTGCGCGTGGTCAGCCTCGCGGATAGCGGCCACCTGAGCATCGAGATCCGCGACATCGATCTCGCCGCGGAGATCCGGGCCGTCGTCGACGTGTTCGCGCACGCGATGCAGGCCGCCGGCCAGCACCCGGTGCTCGACCTCGACGCGCGGCCGATGCGCTGCGACCCGGTCCGGATCCGTCAGGCGCTGCTGGCGCTGCTGGAGAACGCGCGTCGCCATGCGGTGCCGGGCAAGATCCGCATCGACACCTGCATCGAACGGGGCATGTGCCGGCTGCGCGTCGAGGACGACGGCCCCGGCATCCCGGCCGATTTCGCGCCGCATGTGTTCCAGGCATTCCGGCGCGTCGACGATACGCAGCCCGGCGGCAGCGGCCTCGGGCTCGCCGTCGTCGCGGCGATCGCGCATGCGCACGGCGGCGAAGCTGTCTGCGTGCCGACCGGCACGGGTGGCACGCGGTTCGAGGTGCAGTGGCCCGACAACCTCGTGCCGGCGCCCGAAAACGAGCGCTTTCCGGCGAATTGA
- a CDS encoding MFS transporter, translated as MPSDHRQRRHTLWLLCALSFILYVDRVNLATAAGAIKAELGLSNTELGVAFSAFAYSYAICQIGGGWIADRFGARITLIGCGLIWVVSTFTTGFVHSLTLLFAARLLLGIGEGATLPAQARAITHWFPRERRGVVQGFTHSFSRLGNAVTPPIVAALMTWLSWRAAFFVIGAVTLVWLAWWIVGFREHPLGDDDGRARGAARRAPPAGPTPWGPLFRRMAPTIFVYFCYGWTAWLFFTWLPTFFLNGQGLNLKSTALFASGVFFAGVVGDTLGGWLCDRIYRKTGNLALSRQSVIVTSFAGALLCLLPLAFVHSTGGVALCLSGSFLCLELTIGPIWAVPSDIAPAHAGIASGMMNAGSAISGILSPILFGYLVDRTGNWTLPFIGSVAMLLIGIVAALRIRPDRTLSESMPTLADAPAAPSAR; from the coding sequence ATGCCTAGCGACCACCGTCAACGGCGCCACACCCTGTGGCTGCTGTGCGCGCTTTCGTTCATCCTGTACGTCGACCGCGTCAACCTCGCGACCGCGGCTGGCGCGATCAAGGCCGAGCTCGGGCTGTCGAACACCGAGCTCGGCGTCGCATTCTCCGCGTTCGCGTATTCGTATGCAATCTGCCAGATCGGCGGCGGCTGGATCGCCGACCGGTTCGGCGCCCGCATCACGCTGATCGGCTGCGGGCTGATCTGGGTCGTATCGACCTTCACCACCGGGTTCGTGCACAGCCTCACGCTGCTGTTCGCTGCGCGCCTGCTGCTCGGCATCGGCGAAGGCGCGACGCTGCCCGCGCAGGCCCGCGCGATCACGCACTGGTTCCCGCGCGAGCGGCGCGGCGTCGTTCAGGGCTTCACGCATTCGTTCTCGCGGCTCGGCAACGCGGTCACGCCGCCGATCGTCGCCGCGCTGATGACGTGGCTGTCGTGGCGCGCCGCGTTCTTCGTGATCGGCGCGGTGACGCTGGTGTGGCTCGCGTGGTGGATCGTCGGCTTCCGCGAACATCCGCTCGGCGACGACGACGGCCGCGCACGCGGCGCCGCCCGCCGCGCGCCGCCGGCCGGCCCGACGCCGTGGGGTCCGCTGTTCCGCCGGATGGCGCCGACGATCTTCGTCTACTTCTGCTACGGCTGGACCGCGTGGCTGTTCTTCACGTGGCTGCCGACGTTCTTCCTGAACGGCCAGGGCCTGAACCTCAAATCGACCGCGCTGTTCGCGTCCGGCGTGTTCTTCGCGGGCGTGGTCGGCGATACGCTCGGCGGCTGGCTCTGCGACCGGATCTACCGGAAAACCGGCAACCTCGCGCTGTCGCGCCAGAGCGTGATCGTCACGAGCTTCGCCGGCGCGCTCCTGTGCCTGCTGCCGCTCGCATTCGTGCATTCCACGGGCGGCGTCGCGCTGTGCCTGTCGGGATCGTTCCTGTGCCTCGAACTGACGATCGGGCCGATCTGGGCCGTGCCGAGCGACATCGCGCCAGCCCACGCCGGCATCGCGAGCGGGATGATGAACGCGGGTTCCGCGATCTCGGGCATCCTGTCGCCGATCCTGTTCGGCTATCTCGTCGATCGCACGGGCAACTGGACGCTACCGTTCATCGGCTCGGTCGCGATGCTGCTGATCGGCATCGTCGCCGCGCTGCGGATCCGCCCGGACCGCACGCTGTCGGAATCGATGCCGACGCTCGCCGACGCACCCGCCGCGCCGTCGGCGCGCTGA